From Pseudarthrobacter equi, a single genomic window includes:
- a CDS encoding family 78 glycoside hydrolase catalytic domain, producing the protein MSPSGGAAPTAADTPQEAAGALLATGLLTDGLAMCLTASGQPTFSWQLEQPDGTDPSRASQAAYEVSVQDAGGHQVWSSGGVPSASQRGIYGGPVLDDDADYSWRVRLRDAAGVQGAWSAWRTFGTGLSDSAWEADWISRAPGGRAPLEILDNALRVAGSPGLPLPCPPVRGFRLEARVRPVMGWAGLILRSTGPGTGLLLELNTAGELLLRQVPQWDIPAASTPDTPVLAKARADRTHTVRQERLPGKDLVPGTWQDLTVTDDGHTIRASLDGDELLVFEEPLPAGASGRLALHQGPRSQAEYARLRVSEPGASADTGTVLLDHRFDAGEHHARAALAHWPRTTAHRQPDEWTLFRTSIRLSGTVRRARLYAAARHHAQLSLAGTPCLTTTSFGYPGEGYYDAADVTELLASQQSGGDAPNSGEAPNGADIPLAALLHWYGPGQGRAAGLPGLLVRLSVDYADGRRDVFGSGPGWRAAEGPYGQAGYRNDEGDPVEHLDGHAAAALAATPLQDLPPAVGCGSHPTPESPALHPRRTSMSEEFVAPRAFLTADDGTLVADFGQVLPGRPEVDFLDGVAGRTVMIRAGYNLRNDGRVDTGKTPTQNTDMSFPYTQAAGPQQYRATVHLGFRYLELPGVDAADVSRLGAVVVHGRHPAEGSFSSSDPTLDAVFGLLRDSALYGVQEQFVDTPTREKGQFLADAVNISYATMSLFGEHAYTAQALREFGWSAGRYWTAGGDRGRYNAVYPNGDGKRDIPDFSLMLPEWAEEYHHRTGDLALVRELLPHLCDTADYALRYIPAEGPTAGLVTRLGGGSGPYLHGIVDWPAPGRFGYDMECAAKTTVNVQAYSALLSTARLCGVAGQHETAARYAEAARTLAAAIRTRLRVDGMMVDGLHGDGSPSAHASQHAASFPLSLGITDARFAEADSRRIADMGMRQGPLTVHRLVRALLAQGLTDAVLDLLTSRDQPGWARLLERGATFTWEAWDLEPGTDYSQSHAWSASVVKEILEHLLGIRFQSPGGSELLIQPPLCRLEHARGSIPVANGYAETSWRRRGGLVELECTVPAGVTAVVRLPAGTYGIKGPTPDAAVVRSLPDGAQTAATRDFRVHTGTWSFEPQA; encoded by the coding sequence ATGTCCCCTTCAGGCGGCGCAGCCCCCACCGCAGCGGACACACCACAGGAAGCTGCCGGGGCTCTGCTCGCCACCGGCCTCCTGACCGACGGCTTGGCCATGTGCCTCACGGCGTCCGGGCAACCCACGTTCAGCTGGCAGCTGGAGCAGCCGGACGGCACCGACCCCTCCCGGGCCAGCCAGGCGGCGTACGAAGTCTCCGTGCAGGACGCCGGCGGCCATCAGGTGTGGAGCTCCGGGGGCGTGCCCTCAGCTTCGCAGCGCGGTATCTATGGCGGGCCCGTTCTCGACGATGACGCGGACTATTCCTGGCGGGTGCGCCTTCGCGACGCGGCCGGCGTCCAAGGCGCGTGGTCTGCCTGGCGCACCTTCGGCACGGGGCTTTCGGACTCCGCCTGGGAGGCCGACTGGATCAGCCGCGCCCCGGGTGGCCGCGCCCCGCTGGAGATCCTGGACAACGCCCTCAGGGTGGCGGGATCCCCCGGGCTGCCACTGCCGTGCCCTCCGGTCCGCGGTTTCCGGCTTGAGGCGCGGGTGCGGCCCGTGATGGGCTGGGCCGGCCTGATCCTCCGCAGCACCGGCCCCGGAACGGGGCTGCTGCTCGAACTCAACACGGCCGGCGAGCTGCTGCTGCGGCAGGTGCCGCAGTGGGACATCCCCGCCGCCTCCACGCCGGACACCCCCGTCCTGGCCAAGGCCCGCGCAGACCGCACCCACACAGTCCGGCAGGAACGGCTCCCGGGCAAGGACCTGGTTCCGGGGACGTGGCAGGACCTCACCGTCACCGATGACGGGCACACCATCCGCGCCTCCCTGGACGGCGACGAACTGCTGGTGTTCGAGGAGCCGCTCCCGGCAGGCGCTTCGGGCAGGCTGGCCCTCCACCAGGGTCCCCGGAGCCAAGCCGAGTACGCCCGGCTCCGGGTTTCGGAGCCAGGCGCTAGCGCAGACACCGGCACCGTCCTGTTGGACCACCGATTCGATGCCGGCGAACACCACGCACGCGCTGCCCTGGCTCACTGGCCACGCACCACAGCACACCGCCAGCCAGACGAATGGACCCTGTTCCGCACCTCGATCCGGCTCAGCGGCACCGTCCGGCGGGCACGGCTCTACGCCGCCGCCCGGCACCATGCCCAGCTGTCCCTCGCCGGCACACCCTGCCTCACCACCACATCCTTCGGCTATCCCGGCGAGGGCTACTACGATGCCGCGGACGTGACGGAACTGCTGGCATCCCAGCAGTCAGGCGGGGACGCACCAAACAGCGGGGAGGCACCAAACGGCGCGGACATTCCGCTGGCGGCGCTGCTGCATTGGTACGGCCCGGGACAGGGACGGGCCGCGGGCCTTCCCGGCCTGCTGGTCCGGCTCAGCGTGGACTATGCGGACGGCCGCCGCGACGTGTTCGGTTCGGGTCCGGGCTGGCGTGCTGCCGAGGGCCCGTACGGCCAGGCCGGGTACCGGAACGACGAAGGCGACCCCGTTGAGCACCTGGACGGGCACGCTGCCGCCGCACTGGCCGCCACTCCCCTGCAGGACCTGCCGCCCGCCGTCGGCTGCGGGAGCCACCCCACCCCCGAAAGCCCCGCGCTGCATCCGCGCCGGACCTCCATGTCGGAGGAATTCGTCGCTCCCCGCGCATTCCTGACGGCTGATGACGGCACGCTGGTGGCGGACTTCGGCCAGGTGCTTCCCGGCCGGCCCGAGGTGGATTTCCTCGACGGCGTGGCCGGCCGCACGGTAATGATCCGGGCCGGCTACAACCTCCGGAACGACGGCCGGGTGGACACCGGCAAGACACCCACCCAGAACACCGATATGTCCTTCCCGTACACCCAGGCCGCCGGGCCGCAGCAGTACCGGGCCACCGTGCACCTTGGCTTCCGCTACCTGGAGCTTCCCGGTGTGGACGCCGCGGACGTGTCCCGGCTCGGCGCCGTCGTGGTTCACGGCAGGCACCCCGCCGAAGGCAGCTTCAGCAGCTCGGACCCCACACTGGACGCCGTCTTCGGCCTCCTGCGCGACTCGGCGCTGTACGGCGTGCAGGAGCAGTTCGTGGACACCCCCACCCGGGAAAAGGGCCAGTTCCTGGCGGACGCCGTGAACATCTCCTACGCCACCATGTCGCTTTTCGGCGAGCACGCCTACACGGCCCAGGCGCTGCGGGAGTTCGGCTGGTCGGCGGGCAGGTACTGGACCGCGGGCGGGGACAGGGGCCGCTACAACGCGGTCTATCCCAACGGTGACGGCAAACGCGACATCCCGGATTTTTCGCTGATGCTGCCGGAGTGGGCCGAGGAATACCACCACCGCACCGGCGATCTCGCCCTGGTTCGGGAGCTGCTGCCGCACCTCTGCGATACGGCCGACTACGCGCTGCGGTACATTCCGGCGGAAGGCCCGACGGCGGGGCTGGTCACCAGGCTGGGCGGCGGGTCCGGCCCCTACCTGCACGGCATCGTGGACTGGCCGGCACCGGGGCGATTCGGTTACGACATGGAGTGCGCCGCCAAGACCACCGTCAACGTCCAGGCCTACTCCGCACTGTTGTCCACCGCCCGGCTCTGCGGCGTTGCGGGCCAGCACGAAACCGCCGCCCGCTACGCCGAGGCTGCCCGCACGCTGGCGGCGGCCATCCGTACCCGGCTCCGGGTGGACGGCATGATGGTGGACGGACTCCACGGCGACGGCTCCCCCAGCGCCCATGCTTCACAGCATGCGGCATCGTTCCCCCTGTCCCTGGGCATCACGGACGCCAGGTTCGCTGAGGCCGACTCCCGGCGGATAGCGGACATGGGGATGCGGCAGGGGCCACTGACGGTCCACCGCCTGGTCCGGGCGCTGCTGGCACAGGGCCTGACTGACGCGGTCCTGGACCTTCTGACCTCACGCGACCAGCCCGGCTGGGCGCGGCTCCTGGAACGGGGCGCCACCTTCACCTGGGAGGCCTGGGACCTGGAGCCCGGCACCGACTACAGCCAATCCCACGCCTGGTCCGCCTCGGTGGTCAAGGAAATCCTCGAGCACCTGCTGGGCATCCGCTTCCAGTCCCCCGGTGGCAGTGAACTGCTCATCCAGCCGCCATTGTGCCGGTTGGAGCACGCCCGCGGAAGCATCCCGGTGGCCAACGGCTACGCGGAGACCAGCTGGCGGCGCAGGGGCGGCCTGGTGGAGCTGGAATGCACCGTCCCCGCCGGCGTCACAGCGGTTGTCCGTTTGCCCGCCGGCACTTACGGAATTAAGGGACCCACGCCGGATGCCGCCGTCGTGCGTTCCCTCCCGGACGGCGCGCAGACCGCCGCGACGCGCGACTTCCGCGTGCACACCGGCACCTGGAGCTTCGAACCGCAGGCCTAG
- a CDS encoding ABC transporter substrate-binding protein, with product MMFRARKPLLPKAAAAAAVLALTLTGCGGSPQASDGPVTLRFSWWGSDTRHKMTEKLIEAFEAENPNIKVKGEYGDWSGYWDKLATQVASQDAPDIIQMDAAYLGEYSGRGALLELKDVDLSKFDQPVADSGKVEGKQYAVTSGVNAMVVMANPALVSASGVALPDDKTWTWDQLDSTAAAITQASGGKVYGTGQVNSDAAANLWFRQHGKSLFTGDGKLGFDESDLAEWYEYQARMRDSKAVPPASVITEDATASIDQQGLSTGKFAMNMYWSNQLGALSKASGQDLEIRRPPSVDGKAADAQQFYKSSMFWSASSRTKHPAEAQKFIDFVTNNAKAGEIGLADRGIPANSDIRAAVVSKLTPADAKTAKFIDEISSELGGAVPVPPAGGSAAVEALTRYSLEVHFNRLSPQEAAKKALDEAKSALL from the coding sequence ATGATGTTTCGCGCCCGAAAGCCCCTGCTGCCCAAAGCTGCCGCCGCGGCGGCTGTCCTCGCGCTGACGCTGACGGGCTGCGGAGGCTCGCCGCAGGCTTCGGACGGCCCGGTGACCCTGCGCTTCAGCTGGTGGGGCTCGGATACCCGGCATAAGATGACCGAAAAGCTGATCGAGGCGTTCGAGGCCGAGAACCCCAACATCAAGGTCAAGGGGGAATACGGCGACTGGAGCGGCTATTGGGACAAGCTGGCCACCCAGGTGGCATCGCAGGATGCCCCGGACATCATCCAGATGGACGCCGCGTACCTCGGCGAGTACTCCGGGCGCGGCGCACTGCTGGAGCTTAAGGACGTTGACCTTTCCAAGTTTGACCAGCCTGTGGCCGATTCCGGCAAGGTGGAGGGCAAGCAGTACGCCGTGACCAGCGGCGTCAACGCCATGGTGGTGATGGCGAACCCGGCCTTGGTGTCTGCCAGCGGCGTGGCACTTCCCGATGACAAGACCTGGACCTGGGACCAGCTGGACAGCACGGCTGCGGCGATCACCCAGGCCAGTGGCGGGAAGGTGTACGGCACGGGCCAGGTCAATTCCGACGCCGCGGCCAACCTGTGGTTCCGGCAGCACGGCAAATCCCTCTTCACCGGCGACGGCAAGCTCGGGTTCGATGAGTCGGACCTGGCCGAATGGTACGAATACCAGGCCAGGATGCGGGATTCCAAGGCCGTCCCGCCGGCATCGGTGATCACCGAAGACGCCACCGCCTCGATTGACCAGCAGGGTCTGTCCACGGGCAAGTTCGCCATGAACATGTACTGGTCCAACCAGCTGGGCGCCCTGAGCAAGGCCTCCGGGCAGGACCTGGAAATCCGCCGGCCGCCGAGCGTGGACGGCAAGGCGGCGGATGCCCAGCAGTTCTATAAGTCGTCCATGTTCTGGTCCGCCAGTTCACGGACCAAGCACCCCGCTGAGGCGCAGAAGTTCATTGACTTCGTGACCAACAACGCCAAGGCGGGGGAGATCGGGCTGGCTGACCGTGGCATTCCCGCAAACTCGGATATCCGTGCTGCGGTGGTCTCCAAGCTGACCCCGGCTGATGCCAAGACGGCGAAGTTCATCGACGAGATCTCCAGCGAACTGGGCGGTGCCGTTCCGGTTCCGCCGGCCGGAGGAAGCGCCGCGGTGGAGGCACTGACCCGCTACTCCCTGGAAGTGCACTTCAACAGGCTCTCCCCGCAGGAGGCCGCGAAGAAGGCCCTGGACGAAGCGAAGAGCGCGCTGCTCTGA
- a CDS encoding MFS transporter yields MPSDRPNSEQSVHLSHDSQPRWYQPLTRHNYRLFLGMQVAGSVGVWMQRLAQDWMVLQLTGSPAAVGVAVALQFLPMLIVGPLSGLVVDLFPKRRIMMVCQSVIVVLALGLAAWVASGTITVWAVYASCVALGITSAIDGPARQVFVNEVVGDAALRPAIGLNNALSQLGAMAGPALSGVLIAQAGPAAAFAANAAIGVLVLGLIAAIRTAELFPGIPAARGRGQLLAGFAYVRERPRLLFLILLAGLLGAFGMNGPVVLAAFAERVWHNGVEGFGLFNTVSAVGALAGALIAARLRNMGRRGIVAAAGLFGLSQLVAALMPTLPLFIAMLVVVGLMTLLFLTSAATAVQLEAGPAIRGRVMALYLPLLLGGHALGGLLAGWLTEQFGVRTGLVVTGALGMLSAAAIGFLLWRHGRAAKARGAGLTES; encoded by the coding sequence GTGCCTTCCGACCGCCCGAATTCCGAGCAGTCCGTCCACCTTTCCCACGACAGCCAGCCGCGGTGGTACCAGCCGCTGACCAGGCACAACTACAGGCTCTTTCTGGGCATGCAGGTAGCGGGCAGCGTAGGCGTCTGGATGCAGCGCCTCGCCCAGGACTGGATGGTCCTGCAGCTCACAGGCAGTCCCGCGGCCGTAGGTGTCGCCGTCGCCCTCCAGTTCCTCCCCATGCTGATTGTGGGGCCGTTGTCCGGGCTGGTGGTGGACCTGTTCCCCAAGCGCCGGATCATGATGGTGTGCCAGTCCGTGATCGTGGTCCTTGCCCTGGGCCTTGCCGCGTGGGTGGCCAGCGGAACCATCACCGTGTGGGCTGTGTACGCGAGCTGCGTCGCCCTGGGCATTACCTCCGCCATCGACGGCCCCGCCCGCCAGGTGTTCGTCAACGAAGTGGTGGGTGACGCGGCCCTGCGTCCAGCCATCGGTCTCAACAATGCCCTCAGCCAGCTCGGTGCCATGGCAGGGCCCGCCCTCAGCGGGGTGTTGATCGCCCAGGCCGGCCCCGCCGCAGCCTTCGCCGCGAACGCCGCCATTGGCGTGCTGGTCCTTGGCCTGATCGCCGCCATCCGTACGGCTGAGCTGTTTCCCGGCATTCCCGCTGCCAGGGGCCGCGGACAGCTGCTGGCCGGCTTCGCATACGTCCGGGAGCGGCCCCGGCTGTTGTTCCTCATCCTGCTCGCGGGCCTGCTGGGCGCCTTCGGCATGAACGGGCCGGTAGTCCTGGCAGCCTTCGCGGAGCGGGTGTGGCACAACGGCGTGGAAGGCTTCGGCCTTTTCAACACCGTCAGTGCCGTAGGCGCGCTTGCCGGTGCCCTGATCGCGGCCCGGCTCCGGAACATGGGCAGGCGCGGGATTGTGGCCGCGGCCGGCCTGTTCGGACTGTCCCAACTGGTGGCAGCCCTCATGCCCACGCTCCCGCTGTTCATCGCCATGCTGGTGGTGGTGGGACTCATGACGCTCCTGTTCCTGACGAGTGCGGCCACAGCCGTCCAGCTCGAAGCCGGCCCCGCCATCCGCGGCCGGGTGATGGCCCTGTACCTGCCGCTGTTGCTGGGAGGGCATGCCCTGGGCGGCCTTCTGGCCGGGTGGCTGACCGAACAGTTTGGCGTCCGCACCGGACTGGTGGTTACGGGTGCCCTGGGCATGCTGTCCGCAGCTGCCATCGGCTTCCTGCTGTGGCGGCACGGCAGGGCTGCGAAGGCCCGGGGAGCCGGGTTGACGGAGTCCTGA
- a CDS encoding Poxvirus protein I5 — translation MSIMDRTTPASNHHEPIPVNRFALFSETLLAGVLVLVLSVPLVTIPAAYAAGIAHLERHLDGRDDSVRSLWGTFKAALPGSWKLGGLTAGAAVVIVMNLLLAWVGQLPGREVVLPATLVLAAGGAILLLRTAAAWSDFPGDRSEAKERWTSALETGRALFLRDWSGSALLAAALFGAAVFVWMLVALFVVVPGTLILASAAVKIRSARHT, via the coding sequence ATGAGCATCATGGACCGCACCACACCCGCATCGAACCACCACGAACCCATTCCGGTGAACCGGTTCGCCCTGTTCTCCGAAACCCTCCTGGCAGGGGTACTGGTGCTGGTGCTGTCCGTGCCCCTGGTGACGATCCCCGCGGCCTACGCGGCGGGGATCGCCCACCTGGAGCGGCACCTCGACGGCCGCGACGATTCCGTCCGCAGCCTGTGGGGGACTTTCAAGGCTGCCCTGCCCGGCAGCTGGAAACTTGGCGGGCTGACGGCCGGAGCCGCCGTCGTCATCGTCATGAACCTGCTGCTGGCATGGGTGGGCCAGCTGCCCGGCCGCGAAGTGGTGCTCCCTGCCACCCTGGTCCTGGCGGCCGGCGGCGCCATCCTGCTGCTGCGTACTGCCGCGGCGTGGTCCGATTTCCCGGGTGACCGCTCGGAGGCGAAGGAGCGGTGGACGTCCGCGCTGGAAACGGGCCGCGCGTTGTTCCTCAGGGACTGGTCCGGCTCGGCCCTGCTCGCCGCCGCACTGTTCGGCGCCGCAGTGTTCGTCTGGATGCTCGTGGCGCTCTTCGTGGTGGTTCCGGGCACCCTGATCCTCGCCTCGGCGGCCGTCAAGATCCGCTCCGCCCGCCACACCTGA